In Hermetia illucens chromosome 5, iHerIll2.2.curated.20191125, whole genome shotgun sequence, a single window of DNA contains:
- the LOC119658234 gene encoding ADP-ribosylation factor-like protein 3, with product MGLLSLLRKIRPNPEKEARILLLGLDNAGKTTLLKQLASEEVTQVTPTAGFNIKSVAAEGVKLNVWDIGGQSKIRPYWKNYFDNTDVLIYVIDCTDHTRLSETGNELMEILEDERLKGVPLLVFANKQDVASAMSASQVAENIGLINLEGRTWQIQACTAINGTGVKEGMDWVCQNIKRD from the exons ggTCTTTTGTCTTTACTGAGAAAAATCCGTCCAAATCCGGAAAAAGAAGCACGAATTCTGCTCTTGGGATTAGATAATGCCGGGAAAACAACTTTGCTCAAACAACTTGCATCCGAGGAAGTAACTCAG GTTACACCTACTGCCGGTTTCAACATTAAATCCGTGGCTGCAGAAGGAGTCAAATTAAATGTTTGGGATATTGGAGGACAAAGTAAAATTCGCCCCTATTGGAAGAACTACTTCGATAATACAGATGTGTTG ATATACGTTATTGACTGCACTGATCACACTCGATTAtctgaaactggcaatgaatTAATGGAAATCCTTGAAGACGAGCGCCTAAAAGGAGTTCCgctattggtatttgcaaacaAACAGGATGTCGCTTCAGCCATGTCAGCTTCAcaagtagcggagaatattggACTCATCAATTTGGAAGGAAGAACCTGGCAGATACAAGCATGCACGGCAATAAATGGAACAGGAGTAAAG GAGGGAATGGACTGGGTTTGTCAAAATATCAAGAGGGactaa